In Leptospira ellinghausenii, the following proteins share a genomic window:
- a CDS encoding serine hydrolase domain-containing protein has translation MKSKKEKKIHSVQSKQNQSQEKAPSFPSQIQNPIHDLYFPFRILFVFIFFLLFQCQSNGDSKEISYFQNKEKTKADIQSKWETLAPSGIKSLTYMVMMGDGDVYQSQIGVSSDAKIERFKIGSITKIFTGIAILQLQESGKLKLDDPASQYLPELKLMKPKQEGYREITIRDLLTHQSGLPSDLANGFFLSPEAKEDEIYRSFRSLPKSLAGLERNEPGKIHSYSNLSFGLLGNIIERASGESIESYFRVHLFDKAGMKHTTLMENLEGSELITGYSGIFWKSKTVRPVIRDLTAGSISTTANDMGLFMKAFFRSKENKGLLTSVSFDEFHKTQIGPVANFEMKLGLPVMKSSYKADGKTVWFYGHSGSLPPFFADLVYDPNTEIVSFVAGNTLGIQTGKLKSTNTEVMKVLWEEKMGLQPEPSLPPMMGKKGTVPGEEGVYISPMGIHEYKKGNPPTLSLMGFDVGLIEKENRYGIDLRVLFGLIKINDPSINEMRVEFETWEGNSIFTLYSKDLPKGVAGIGVKFTPNNRFPDAQFFGTFVTKEPYAIIPKLRLEKDKRGFPLLTIYYALGGMENTVQVPCQWEGDNTLRILGYGRNLGERLTLGSKEGKPFLQYSGGEYVKD, from the coding sequence ATGAAATCGAAGAAAGAAAAAAAGATTCATTCCGTACAATCGAAACAAAACCAATCACAAGAAAAAGCTCCTTCTTTTCCCTCTCAAATCCAAAATCCAATTCACGATTTATACTTTCCCTTCCGCATTCTCTTTGTTTTTATTTTTTTCCTTCTATTCCAATGCCAATCGAATGGGGATTCGAAAGAAATTTCGTATTTCCAAAACAAAGAAAAAACAAAAGCGGATATCCAATCAAAATGGGAAACACTGGCCCCCTCAGGGATCAAATCACTCACCTATATGGTTATGATGGGAGATGGAGATGTCTACCAATCTCAGATTGGGGTGAGTTCTGATGCCAAAATCGAACGATTTAAAATTGGAAGTATCACAAAAATATTTACTGGGATTGCGATCTTACAATTACAAGAATCCGGTAAACTGAAGTTAGATGACCCAGCTTCCCAGTATTTACCTGAATTGAAATTGATGAAACCAAAACAAGAAGGGTATCGAGAGATTACCATTCGTGATTTACTCACCCACCAATCAGGTTTACCTTCCGATTTGGCGAATGGTTTTTTCCTATCTCCCGAAGCAAAAGAAGATGAGATTTATCGTTCCTTTCGTTCTTTACCAAAATCACTCGCAGGGCTTGAACGAAATGAACCTGGAAAAATCCATTCCTATTCCAATTTAAGTTTTGGCTTACTGGGTAATATCATTGAACGGGCATCAGGTGAATCAATAGAATCCTACTTTCGTGTCCATCTCTTCGATAAAGCGGGAATGAAACATACAACGCTAATGGAAAATTTAGAAGGATCAGAACTCATTACGGGTTATTCTGGCATTTTTTGGAAATCGAAGACCGTTCGGCCTGTCATCCGTGATTTGACCGCAGGATCCATCTCCACAACGGCAAACGATATGGGTCTTTTTATGAAAGCTTTTTTCCGAAGTAAGGAAAACAAAGGACTACTAACTTCAGTTAGTTTTGATGAGTTCCATAAAACACAAATTGGTCCTGTTGCCAATTTTGAGATGAAACTGGGATTGCCTGTGATGAAATCAAGTTACAAAGCGGATGGAAAAACAGTTTGGTTTTATGGGCATTCGGGTTCTCTTCCACCTTTTTTTGCTGACTTAGTATATGATCCTAATACGGAAATTGTTTCCTTTGTCGCTGGGAACACACTTGGTATACAAACGGGAAAACTAAAAAGTACCAATACGGAAGTGATGAAGGTATTGTGGGAAGAAAAAATGGGCTTACAACCAGAACCAAGCCTCCCACCCATGATGGGAAAAAAAGGAACTGTTCCAGGGGAAGAAGGGGTTTATATTTCTCCCATGGGGATTCACGAATACAAAAAAGGGAATCCGCCAACTCTCAGTTTGATGGGTTTTGATGTAGGACTCATTGAAAAGGAAAATCGTTACGGAATCGACTTACGAGTATTATTCGGACTGATTAAAATTAACGATCCTAGTATCAACGAAATGCGAGTTGAATTTGAAACTTGGGAAGGGAATTCCATTTTCACTTTGTATTCTAAGGACCTACCCAAGGGAGTCGCAGGAATTGGGGTCAAGTTTACTCCAAACAACCGTTTTCCAGATGCACAATTTTTTGGGACCTTTGTCACAAAAGAACCTTATGCCATCATTCCCAAACTTAGACTAGAAAAGGACAAACGAGGATTCCCACTTTTAACCATATACTACGCATTAGGTGGAATGGAAAACACAGTCCAAGTCCCTTGCCAATGGGAAGGAGACAATACACTAAGGATCTTAGGCTACGGTAGAAATTTGGGTGAGAGACTTACTCTTGGGAGTAAAGAAGGAAAACCCTTTCTCCAATACTCAGGTGGGGAATATGTAAAGGATTAG
- a CDS encoding toprim domain-containing protein, which translates to MAQKTEKTSGNSRNFKKLSNVEHVRMRTGMWLGQNSLSTFEQHFFTKDNSGKYDIVHEELSDIPAKLKCLDEACMNCVDEYRKNLNDKSIPEKDKMNKLIIQLSTDRKRVTIQDNGRGIPADNAEGVYLHLMYGENFDDKVKEDHVAGQNGVGISLVRMVSSFFRVKTINGGKAYKKMFSIHDDVKKVIRSFKLSKEDTERVHLYYDEHGTFVDCPLLSADQIKQLKGPCDKTGMTAVVEAAKKEDHGTTVEFELNPAYFNNLDTSFNINLVKQYLQDIAMSNPGLEVVFIHKTGKEKYKFKKGFDEIFSNSEMVYYKLDYADKTSASQIHMDTYVVVGQNKTLTWVNSIFCPQGGSAIEYLENRLCDEIRKKSQIVSLEKKLNTQCTRNDVRSCFHMYVNLRILNPRFKSQDKSYLINDLNEDIRKSVDKHLDKLLKKTGLIEEIKMVMERRTQMKQLEDAQKGLRKASRNNIPKLMPPTGKPTDPGRILFVAEGDSAIAGLRPARNPKLHGLFPLRGKPLNCKGMSLAKALQNEEMKNIVAIVGLPLDQKVKSIDELNYDKISIITDADFDGYAIRSLMLSFFYEYWPELFDLGFINISAAPLYEVDVKWKDGKKETVFCIDDSDYDKLVARVNKQGAEITRKKRNKGLGETGKEAMKYAVDHCMTTITIGNKKSAKTTQDLWFHKDYAEKRREAISEYSMSVIQD; encoded by the coding sequence ATGGCTCAAAAAACTGAAAAAACCTCAGGAAATTCGCGAAATTTTAAGAAATTATCGAACGTAGAACACGTTCGTATGCGTACAGGAATGTGGCTTGGGCAAAACTCCCTTTCCACATTTGAACAACATTTTTTTACCAAAGATAACTCTGGTAAGTATGATATTGTACACGAAGAACTTTCCGACATCCCAGCCAAACTCAAATGTTTGGATGAAGCATGTATGAACTGTGTGGATGAATACAGAAAGAACTTAAACGACAAATCCATTCCCGAAAAAGATAAGATGAACAAACTCATCATCCAATTGTCAACGGATCGCAAACGTGTGACCATCCAAGACAATGGTCGTGGGATTCCCGCTGACAATGCCGAAGGAGTTTACCTCCACTTGATGTATGGGGAAAACTTTGACGACAAAGTGAAAGAAGATCATGTTGCAGGACAGAATGGTGTGGGGATTTCACTTGTAAGAATGGTTTCCTCTTTCTTTCGAGTGAAAACCATCAATGGTGGAAAAGCTTACAAAAAAATGTTTAGCATCCATGATGATGTAAAAAAAGTAATTCGCAGTTTCAAACTTTCTAAAGAAGATACAGAACGTGTTCACTTGTATTATGATGAACATGGAACATTTGTCGATTGCCCTTTACTTTCCGCTGACCAAATCAAACAACTAAAAGGCCCTTGTGACAAAACAGGGATGACTGCAGTGGTGGAAGCAGCAAAAAAAGAAGACCACGGAACAACAGTCGAGTTTGAGCTCAATCCAGCATATTTCAACAACCTTGATACTTCTTTTAACATCAATTTGGTGAAACAATACCTGCAAGACATTGCAATGTCAAACCCAGGTCTCGAAGTTGTTTTTATACACAAAACTGGGAAAGAAAAATATAAGTTCAAAAAAGGTTTTGATGAGATCTTTAGTAACTCCGAAATGGTGTACTACAAATTGGATTATGCAGACAAAACTTCTGCCTCACAAATCCATATGGATACCTATGTTGTAGTGGGACAGAATAAAACTCTCACTTGGGTGAACTCTATTTTTTGCCCACAAGGTGGATCAGCGATTGAATATTTGGAAAACAGGCTTTGTGATGAGATTCGTAAAAAATCTCAAATTGTCAGTTTAGAGAAAAAACTCAATACACAGTGTACACGGAATGATGTGAGAAGTTGTTTTCACATGTATGTGAACCTTCGGATTCTTAACCCTCGTTTTAAATCCCAAGATAAATCTTATCTCATTAACGATTTGAATGAAGACATTCGAAAGTCTGTAGACAAACATTTGGACAAACTTTTGAAAAAAACTGGCCTCATCGAAGAAATTAAGATGGTGATGGAACGTAGAACCCAGATGAAACAGCTCGAGGATGCGCAGAAAGGCCTCCGTAAGGCGTCTCGGAACAACATCCCTAAGCTTATGCCTCCGACAGGTAAACCAACCGATCCAGGCCGAATTTTGTTTGTGGCAGAAGGGGACTCGGCGATCGCGGGACTACGCCCAGCACGGAATCCAAAATTACATGGATTATTCCCACTCAGAGGAAAACCACTCAACTGTAAAGGGATGTCACTTGCCAAAGCATTACAAAACGAGGAGATGAAAAACATTGTTGCCATTGTGGGACTTCCTCTCGACCAAAAGGTAAAATCCATTGATGAATTGAATTATGATAAGATCAGTATCATCACGGATGCCGATTTTGATGGGTATGCGATTCGTTCTTTGATGTTGTCTTTCTTTTATGAATATTGGCCTGAACTGTTTGATTTAGGTTTTATCAATATTTCTGCAGCACCACTCTATGAGGTGGATGTAAAGTGGAAAGATGGTAAAAAAGAAACTGTTTTCTGTATTGATGACTCCGACTATGATAAGTTAGTTGCAAGAGTGAACAAACAAGGTGCGGAAATCACTCGCAAAAAACGAAACAAGGGTCTTGGGGAAACAGGAAAAGAAGCCATGAAGTATGCTGTAGATCATTGTATGACAACGATTACAATTGGTAATAAAAAATCTGCTAAGACCACACAAGACTTATGGTTCCACAAAGATTATGCAGAAAAACGCCGTGAAGCAATTTCTGAATACTCAATGAGTGTGATCCAGGACTAA
- a CDS encoding DNA gyrase subunit A: protein MKNEEQYPKRPFEDQVNDDQRKYSRYVCDSRAIPQEIDGLKPVQRRILWAMWNSDARNRHTKTVKVAGLAMGYHPHGDRSIQDALSQMAQDFAFANNYPLVHGEGTFGDVLDPNAIASPRYTEVKLSDFAKDLGFFESLPDIDYVKNYDETEDEPIHFVGKVPVVLLNNIQGIATGFRCFIPAHKLSDVIDSQVTYLKTGKPKKITPWYKGYGGEVKMSKNDNGSTVMSTTFGFKKEDGKLYLVDSPMNWNREKVVNYLDDLIEKKDNWLKDYIDHSSQTFKIELVAKKGEEPSEKEIKELFSKENNEVLTINVITHEGKLRNFVPEEIIKRFCDFRKTHLIRRFKRLAGLEKEKIDRNSELIRFIKEKWNEKVTGIKSKKEFEEKLKAAKFVYFEWLSSIPVYRMTLEEVRKCEEAIVEAKTKYTEYTALQKDDKKLTGFMTDELDELKKKWDPK, encoded by the coding sequence ATGAAGAACGAAGAACAGTATCCGAAACGCCCCTTTGAAGACCAAGTGAATGATGACCAAAGGAAATACTCCCGCTATGTATGCGATTCGAGAGCCATTCCACAAGAAATTGATGGCCTAAAGCCTGTTCAACGACGAATTCTTTGGGCGATGTGGAACTCAGATGCGAGAAACCGTCATACCAAAACAGTAAAAGTAGCGGGTCTTGCGATGGGATACCATCCTCATGGAGACAGATCAATCCAAGATGCCCTTTCCCAAATGGCACAAGACTTTGCGTTTGCAAACAACTACCCTTTGGTTCATGGCGAAGGAACCTTTGGTGACGTTCTTGATCCCAATGCAATTGCATCTCCTCGTTATACAGAAGTCAAACTTTCTGACTTTGCCAAAGATTTAGGTTTTTTTGAAAGTTTACCTGACATTGATTATGTCAAAAACTACGATGAAACAGAAGATGAACCGATTCATTTTGTGGGAAAAGTTCCTGTAGTTCTCTTAAATAATATCCAAGGGATTGCAACGGGATTTCGTTGTTTTATACCTGCACACAAACTCAGTGACGTAATTGATTCTCAAGTAACGTATTTAAAAACGGGCAAACCGAAAAAGATCACTCCATGGTACAAAGGGTACGGCGGAGAGGTAAAAATGTCAAAAAATGACAATGGTAGCACTGTCATGTCTACGACATTTGGTTTCAAAAAAGAAGATGGGAAATTGTATTTGGTAGATTCTCCCATGAACTGGAACCGCGAAAAGGTTGTGAACTACTTAGATGATTTAATCGAAAAGAAAGACAATTGGTTAAAGGACTACATTGATCATTCCAGCCAAACATTTAAAATCGAACTTGTTGCAAAAAAAGGCGAAGAACCTTCCGAGAAAGAAATCAAAGAACTTTTCTCCAAAGAAAACAACGAAGTATTGACCATCAATGTCATCACACATGAAGGAAAACTGCGTAACTTTGTTCCAGAAGAAATCATCAAACGTTTCTGTGATTTTAGAAAAACCCATCTCATTCGCAGATTCAAACGCCTTGCTGGCTTAGAAAAAGAAAAAATTGATCGTAACTCCGAACTCATTCGTTTCATCAAAGAAAAATGGAACGAAAAAGTAACAGGCATTAAATCGAAAAAAGAATTCGAAGAAAAGTTAAAAGCTGCCAAATTCGTTTACTTTGAATGGTTGAGTTCCATTCCCGTTTACCGTATGACTTTGGAAGAAGTTCGTAAATGTGAAGAAGCCATTGTAGAAGCAAAAACAAAATACACCGAGTATACGGCACTACAAAAAGATGATAAAAAACTCACAGGTTTTATGACTGATGAGTTGGATGAACTGAAGAAAAAATGGGATCCGAAATAG
- the gltX gene encoding glutamate--tRNA ligase → MTEVRTRFAPSPSGFLHVGGARTALFNYLYAKAKKGKFLLRIEDTDQDRSTEASFKIILESLKWLGMEWDEGPGVGGPNGPYTQSERIHIYKEYTDKLIKEKKAYRCFCTADELEGKKKQADAMGIPYIYDGKCSDLSDEEIHSQLEKKTPFTVRFKTPHKIVIVDDMIQGKVKFESKLIGDFIIVKSDGFPSYNYAVVIDDALMKITHVIRGVGHLSNTPRQILIFEAFGFPLPRFAHASEIVGTDGKKLSKRAGATSVLAFRDLGYSSETMRNYMALLGWTSPDGKEYMSDEELCSVFDVERCSKSPATFDVFKKLKEEEKETVDFNKLSLLGLAEYLNPKSKLNWMSNKYIRDAKIETLGKALEPFLKDCQIPDAYKSGENPQLLSILDSVRVYLDRLIQAPPYIEEFFLENLSFENDEAKQLVSEGKGIEVVTHFYQMVKGSSLTTPDAYKETMAKVGEVTGEKGRTLFMPIRAITTGKSHGLELPILFSLLGQEKMVKRMEQLAGSLGISLR, encoded by the coding sequence ATGACAGAAGTTCGTACCCGTTTTGCCCCATCCCCTTCCGGATTTCTCCACGTTGGTGGAGCAAGAACTGCCTTATTTAATTATTTATATGCAAAGGCAAAAAAAGGAAAATTTTTACTGAGGATCGAAGATACAGACCAAGACAGATCCACAGAAGCATCTTTCAAAATCATCTTAGAATCTCTCAAATGGCTTGGAATGGAATGGGATGAAGGTCCTGGAGTTGGTGGACCTAACGGGCCTTATACCCAATCAGAACGAATTCATATCTACAAAGAATACACAGACAAACTCATCAAAGAAAAAAAAGCCTACCGATGTTTTTGTACGGCAGATGAACTAGAGGGCAAAAAAAAACAAGCAGATGCAATGGGGATTCCTTACATCTATGATGGAAAATGTTCTGATTTAAGTGACGAAGAAATACATTCACAACTAGAGAAAAAAACTCCCTTTACAGTTCGTTTTAAAACCCCTCACAAGATTGTGATCGTAGATGATATGATCCAAGGCAAAGTAAAGTTTGAATCCAAACTGATTGGTGATTTTATCATTGTAAAATCAGATGGATTCCCATCGTATAACTATGCTGTGGTGATTGATGATGCGCTTATGAAAATCACACATGTGATCCGAGGTGTGGGACATCTTTCCAATACACCAAGACAAATTTTGATTTTTGAAGCCTTTGGATTCCCTCTCCCACGATTTGCACATGCCAGTGAAATTGTAGGAACAGATGGTAAAAAACTTTCCAAACGAGCTGGTGCCACATCAGTCCTTGCGTTCCGTGACTTAGGTTACTCAAGTGAAACCATGCGTAACTACATGGCACTCCTTGGATGGACTTCGCCTGATGGCAAGGAATATATGAGTGATGAAGAATTGTGTTCTGTCTTTGATGTGGAACGTTGTTCGAAATCCCCTGCTACCTTTGATGTATTCAAAAAATTGAAAGAAGAAGAAAAGGAAACTGTTGACTTCAATAAACTTTCCTTACTTGGTCTTGCTGAATACCTAAACCCAAAATCAAAACTCAATTGGATGTCCAATAAGTACATCCGCGATGCCAAAATTGAAACCCTCGGTAAAGCACTCGAACCATTTTTAAAAGACTGCCAAATCCCTGACGCATACAAGTCAGGTGAAAACCCACAACTCCTTTCCATCTTGGATTCCGTTCGTGTGTATTTGGACAGACTCATCCAAGCCCCTCCTTACATTGAAGAATTCTTTTTAGAGAATTTGAGTTTCGAAAATGACGAAGCCAAACAATTGGTCTCCGAAGGCAAAGGAATAGAAGTCGTCACTCACTTTTACCAAATGGTAAAAGGAAGTTCTCTCACCACCCCCGATGCGTATAAGGAAACCATGGCAAAAGTGGGTGAAGTGACTGGGGAAAAAGGAAGGACTCTTTTTATGCCGATTCGTGCCATCACTACGGGTAAGTCACATGGATTGGAACTTCCCATCCTCTTTAGTCTTCTTGGCCAAGAAAAGATGGTCAAACGAATGGAACAATTGGCAGGGTCATTAGGTATTTCACTTAGGTAA
- a CDS encoding ATP-binding protein, whose translation MTAPSEVIPYLLSPSPGSYAMFLPPDMSSVKQFRFELKRTLEDNGFSSDNIMQIELAADEALTNAVAANVSCDCDETIICRWRIDAAKFTLYILDYGSGLSGESPVPDNDKELLRSNQSQCFSTFLDHIKNHQSKKPETLPYNGSGQKHKNMGKGLKIINAMMDSVKVMFHGEGMVDEAPAGFKVMGSIVALEYDRSKHL comes from the coding sequence TTGACAGCACCATCTGAAGTGATTCCCTATCTGTTAAGCCCTTCGCCAGGTTCATACGCCATGTTCCTGCCTCCCGATATGTCTTCCGTCAAACAATTCCGTTTTGAATTAAAACGAACTTTGGAAGACAATGGGTTCAGCTCTGACAATATCATGCAAATTGAACTCGCAGCTGACGAAGCATTAACCAATGCTGTTGCTGCCAATGTATCTTGTGACTGTGATGAGACGATCATTTGCCGATGGCGGATTGATGCTGCAAAGTTCACTTTGTACATTTTGGATTATGGATCAGGTTTATCAGGTGAATCACCTGTTCCAGACAATGACAAAGAACTTTTACGTTCCAACCAATCCCAATGTTTTTCTACCTTCCTCGACCACATCAAAAACCACCAAAGCAAAAAACCAGAAACCCTTCCTTATAATGGTTCCGGCCAAAAACATAAGAACATGGGAAAAGGATTGAAAATAATCAATGCCATGATGGACTCCGTTAAAGTAATGTTTCACGGAGAAGGAATGGTAGACGAAGCACCAGCTGGATTCAAGGTCATGGGATCCATCGTCGCTCTCGAATACGACCGTTCCAAACACTTATAA
- a CDS encoding glycosyltransferase produces the protein MILHINTSREWRGGEQQLYYLVQGLANYKIPQMVVGQPGSPLEAKCKDNGYEFVPIEMRGEWDRKAYKNIRSLCLSKNIKLIHTHTAHAHTLALLAKRNHLKIPLIVSRRVDFKPKTSFFSRWKYQHPANDYYLPVSQKIKEVMMSSKIAPERIITVYSGIDLKRFSKPTAHEYLREEFQIPKKAVIIGNVAALVDHKDQETLIHAISKMKTNLDFRLLIVGEGKLEKKLKTLTESLNLNDKIIFTGYRKDIPALLSLFDIFTLTSKEEGLGTAVLDAMACSLPIVATNGGGIGEMLDHNEGAFVCPVGDSEVIAQGLDKLVSSEDLRDQFGNFNKTSVKRFSVTKTIDKTKLIYYSFLGDSLYGEGK, from the coding sequence TTGATCCTACATATCAACACTTCTCGCGAATGGCGCGGTGGAGAACAACAGCTCTATTATCTAGTTCAAGGTTTGGCAAATTACAAAATCCCACAAATGGTCGTGGGCCAACCAGGTTCCCCGCTTGAGGCAAAATGCAAAGACAATGGATACGAATTTGTTCCCATTGAGATGCGTGGAGAATGGGATAGAAAAGCATATAAGAATATTCGATCTCTCTGTTTGTCTAAAAACATTAAACTCATTCATACTCATACTGCACACGCGCATACATTAGCATTACTTGCCAAACGAAACCATCTCAAAATCCCTCTCATTGTATCAAGGAGAGTGGATTTTAAACCAAAAACTAGTTTTTTCTCCAGATGGAAATACCAACACCCAGCTAACGATTATTATCTTCCTGTTTCTCAAAAAATTAAGGAAGTGATGATGAGTAGTAAAATTGCTCCTGAAAGGATCATCACCGTTTATTCTGGGATTGATCTCAAACGATTTTCGAAACCCACAGCACATGAATATTTACGCGAAGAGTTTCAGATTCCCAAAAAAGCGGTAATCATTGGAAATGTAGCTGCCCTCGTTGACCACAAAGACCAAGAAACTTTAATTCATGCCATCTCTAAGATGAAAACAAATCTGGATTTTCGGCTTTTAATTGTTGGTGAAGGTAAATTAGAAAAAAAACTAAAAACACTCACCGAAAGTTTAAATTTAAATGATAAAATCATTTTCACTGGATACAGAAAAGATATTCCCGCCTTACTTTCTTTATTCGACATTTTCACGCTCACCTCAAAGGAAGAAGGACTTGGGACAGCCGTTTTAGATGCAATGGCTTGCAGTTTGCCAATTGTTGCAACCAATGGTGGTGGGATTGGAGAAATGTTGGATCATAACGAAGGTGCTTTTGTTTGCCCTGTAGGAGATTCAGAAGTGATAGCCCAAGGCCTCGACAAACTTGTTTCTTCAGAAGACCTTAGAGACCAATTCGGAAACTTTAACAAGACTTCTGTTAAGCGATTTTCTGTTACAAAAACTATCGATAAAACAAAACTAATTTATTATTCCTTTTTAGGTGATTCCTTATACGGAGAAGGCAAATGA